In the genome of Syntrophus gentianae, one region contains:
- a CDS encoding DUF4390 domain-containing protein: MKSKIPILLMAVLVLFLAPFLYHLVASNNSEGMKIQDVLVTNDKMNVLAYARVSRFSPDIEKAILAGVSTTFSFKIEFYRDKEFWVDERLVQLEVIKNIKYNQVKKTFFVTSTFPRTTESFQEFETARLAVAEINGVPIINIRNLNKDQNYYARIKLEWENYRLPFYAEFLRIFLSFRDFETDWHVQPFRLQK; this comes from the coding sequence ATGAAAAGTAAAATTCCAATCCTATTGATGGCCGTCCTTGTTTTATTTCTCGCCCCTTTCCTTTATCACCTGGTTGCGAGTAATAATTCCGAAGGGATGAAGATACAGGATGTGCTGGTTACGAACGACAAGATGAATGTGCTGGCCTATGCCAGAGTGTCCCGTTTTTCACCGGATATTGAAAAGGCAATCCTTGCCGGTGTTTCCACGACGTTTTCTTTTAAAATAGAGTTCTATCGGGATAAAGAGTTCTGGGTTGATGAAAGACTGGTGCAGCTTGAGGTGATAAAGAACATCAAGTACAATCAGGTAAAGAAAACCTTCTTTGTGACTTCAACGTTTCCGAGAACGACAGAGAGCTTTCAGGAATTTGAGACGGCCAGACTCGCGGTGGCTGAGATCAATGGCGTCCCCATCATAAACATCAGGAATCTGAACAAAGATCAGAATTACTACGCGCGCATCAAACTCGAATGGGAGAATTACCGCTTACCCTTTTATGCGGAATTTCTCAGGATATTTTTATCTTTTCGGGATTTTGAGACAGACTGGCATGTCCAGCCTTTTCGCCTGCAAAAATGA